In one Oleidesulfovibrio alaskensis DSM 16109 genomic region, the following are encoded:
- a CDS encoding YIP1 family protein: protein MQIRCPECQFTRHVDESKIPASAALATCPKCRHKFRFRDFSQQDEFVLEPDTETAGRHQDRPPLQDSGQAIPRPVHTAAPAASGDIWDDIASLGDKKPQSGHTDGNDEAAGEITGAPDDDAASAADGQSALPTATGSAAAQADNAFAAVQNTPDASGHGTQGHTTEADAGSPAEAAPQRKQFDDVIERHANARRDPLGTVKAEEHAGDDDDTSRAQPDDFWQNTPAADNPDQTRYSDDPVTRRVEAEEETYAIPDDLHDRLNRPEPQDIPWEWPDRFGFVGAFMETAKRVIFSPARFFGTMRPGLTITAPITFYLLTGMFEELATRGWVLATARMYREVIAASPLADFFNQMVQSTGSISILLMSVVFLVLKLIMLSGLYQVFLRLVGGDKGGFVTTFRVVAYANAVGLLALFPFFGQIVGPLWYFALTLAGIKHGHRISWGKAIFAALPVYLLLLIFIVMVLRNMLSALV, encoded by the coding sequence ATGCAGATACGTTGTCCCGAATGCCAGTTCACACGTCATGTCGACGAATCCAAAATTCCCGCTTCAGCGGCTCTTGCCACCTGCCCCAAGTGCAGACACAAATTCCGTTTCCGTGATTTTTCGCAGCAGGATGAATTTGTGCTGGAGCCCGATACCGAGACTGCAGGCCGGCATCAGGACCGACCGCCGCTACAGGATTCAGGGCAGGCCATACCGCGCCCTGTGCACACCGCAGCCCCCGCTGCCAGCGGTGACATATGGGACGATATAGCCTCATTGGGTGATAAAAAACCGCAGAGCGGACACACGGACGGCAACGACGAAGCTGCCGGAGAAATTACCGGCGCGCCAGACGACGATGCAGCATCAGCCGCCGACGGACAGAGCGCCCTGCCCACCGCCACCGGCAGCGCCGCCGCACAGGCGGACAACGCCTTTGCCGCTGTACAGAACACGCCCGATGCATCCGGACACGGCACACAGGGGCATACAACAGAAGCCGATGCCGGCAGCCCTGCCGAAGCCGCTCCGCAGCGTAAACAGTTTGATGATGTTATCGAAAGACATGCAAATGCCAGACGTGACCCGCTGGGTACGGTAAAAGCGGAAGAACACGCAGGGGATGACGATGACACTTCCCGTGCGCAACCCGACGACTTCTGGCAGAACACCCCCGCTGCAGACAACCCGGACCAGACCCGCTACAGTGACGACCCCGTCACCCGTCGGGTGGAGGCGGAAGAAGAGACTTACGCCATTCCCGACGACCTGCACGACAGGCTCAACAGGCCTGAACCGCAAGATATTCCTTGGGAATGGCCGGACAGATTCGGGTTTGTGGGCGCTTTTATGGAAACCGCCAAGCGGGTCATATTTTCACCTGCCCGTTTTTTCGGCACCATGCGTCCCGGTCTGACCATCACAGCGCCCATCACTTTTTATCTGCTGACGGGTATGTTTGAAGAACTGGCAACGCGGGGCTGGGTTCTCGCCACTGCGCGCATGTACCGCGAAGTCATTGCCGCCAGCCCGCTTGCTGATTTTTTCAATCAGATGGTCCAGTCCACAGGCAGCATTTCCATACTTCTGATGTCCGTAGTCTTTCTGGTGCTCAAGCTGATCATGCTGTCCGGTCTGTATCAGGTTTTTCTGCGGCTTGTGGGGGGCGATAAAGGCGGTTTTGTCACCACATTCCGCGTTGTGGCCTATGCCAACGCCGTCGGGCTGCTGGCACTGTTCCCGTTTTTCGGTCAGATTGTGGGGCCGCTGTGGTACTTTGCGCTCACACTTGCAGGCATCAAGCACGGACACAGAATAAGCTGGGGCAAGGCTATTTTCGCGGCACTGCCCGTTTACCTTCTTCTGCTCATTTTCATTGTTATGGTTTTACGCAACATGTTGTCGGCTCTGGTTTAA
- a CDS encoding glycosyltransferase — MTDFSALLRQYTLAVLPWQLGQIQADTARPAAMQISCRNNADGQKADGQQADPMRTTESMLRAAQRVPHPHVLLMGLGDGSAAAALARRLPAGRTLTVVEASPEKLRAAFPDSTGTPTNAGAVWWMQGRHTVLCDTSPKALVYLLLATGRTAARSTMMLNTALPPAEKTFYRQIQRLLLSAGAVTAPASPPCPPAEAVSFCAILHPQEPRLEEFFAQLPDWLTEAVIVWDADRVPAGVPQAACTVRHLARPLANDFSRQRNEALRHATGSWVLFLDGDERFDSKQWQALPAVVHAAAEHGAGGVLFPRVTFWPDKDTMLAGFGMWPDMQLRLMRRSAGLHFRGRVHEVAQGTEGNLALAPAITIRHLSRLHKDEAALAAKLAVFDNAAGRNTHRLNKTYPTLPAQFFSAVEACYNTVPLILLGPAG, encoded by the coding sequence GTGACTGATTTTTCCGCCCTGCTGCGACAATACACGCTTGCCGTCCTGCCGTGGCAGCTGGGGCAGATACAGGCAGACACCGCCCGCCCTGCGGCCATGCAAATATCCTGCAGAAACAATGCAGACGGACAAAAAGCGGACGGGCAGCAGGCAGACCCCATGCGCACAACGGAATCCATGCTGCGTGCAGCACAGCGCGTACCGCACCCTCATGTGCTGCTCATGGGACTGGGCGACGGCAGCGCCGCTGCCGCACTGGCCCGGCGCCTGCCCGCCGGACGCACCCTGACCGTAGTGGAAGCCTCTCCGGAAAAGCTCCGTGCCGCTTTTCCCGACAGCACCGGCACACCGACAAACGCCGGTGCCGTATGGTGGATGCAGGGCAGGCACACCGTGCTGTGCGATACTTCCCCCAAAGCCCTGGTGTATCTGCTGCTTGCCACCGGACGCACCGCCGCCCGTTCCACCATGATGCTTAATACAGCACTGCCCCCTGCCGAAAAAACATTTTACAGACAGATTCAGCGCCTGCTGCTTTCTGCCGGTGCCGTCACGGCCCCAGCCTCTCCGCCTTGCCCTCCGGCAGAAGCTGTAAGCTTCTGCGCCATCCTGCATCCGCAGGAACCCCGGCTGGAAGAATTTTTTGCTCAGCTGCCGGACTGGCTGACCGAAGCCGTCATCGTATGGGACGCCGACCGCGTGCCCGCCGGTGTGCCACAGGCAGCCTGTACTGTGCGCCATCTGGCACGACCGCTGGCAAATGATTTTTCCCGCCAGCGCAACGAGGCACTGCGTCATGCTACAGGCTCATGGGTGCTTTTTCTTGACGGTGACGAACGCTTTGACAGCAAACAGTGGCAGGCTTTGCCCGCTGTTGTTCATGCTGCCGCAGAACATGGTGCCGGAGGAGTACTGTTTCCCCGGGTGACCTTCTGGCCGGACAAGGATACCATGCTGGCGGGATTCGGCATGTGGCCCGACATGCAGCTGCGCCTTATGCGCCGCAGCGCAGGGCTGCACTTCCGCGGACGCGTGCATGAGGTGGCGCAGGGAACAGAAGGTAATCTGGCGTTAGCACCTGCCATAACCATCAGACATCTTTCACGACTGCACAAAGACGAAGCGGCCCTTGCCGCCAAACTTGCTGTTTTCGACAATGCCGCAGGGCGCAACACCCACCGTCTCAACAAAACCTACCCCACGCTTCCCGCACAATTTTTTTCTGCCGTGGAAGCCTGTTACAACACTGTCCCGCTTATCCTGCTGGGCCCCGCCGGATAA
- a CDS encoding glycosyltransferase family 4 protein produces the protein MGHSRIPVLHAVKSLGLGGTEKVMQILVQTLASVPRTPDDVQFAPAVWSPRDGERGEQLRESGIPVFIGDDIAAAVRNHRPAVIHMHRAGWPEPELMRPVQALRRRTGRRPCALLPVVVETNVFGRLDDSPSGRDVDSTIFVSHFCAARFEHLHGIPVQPPRRVVLYNPVDTDFLAARTRPPHQRDYSRPVIGRLARADKGKWSQLALSFLPHLVQDFPDLQYRIVGALDEAAEYVRRHGLENNVMFCPPLRNESSLAEFLDGLSVLAHANDAGESFGLAIAEAMACGLPVVTHPCDGWRDNAQTELVEHNITGLVAQTPQEYAQALAFLLRNPDEARRMGTAAQQKAVRCFDRLHITSRLAALYCHLLGLKRSENMPEALQHNRCGAHCRD, from the coding sequence ATGGGTCACTCACGCATTCCGGTTCTTCATGCCGTCAAATCACTGGGGCTGGGCGGCACCGAAAAGGTCATGCAGATTCTGGTGCAGACCCTTGCCTCCGTGCCCCGCACCCCCGATGATGTGCAGTTTGCCCCCGCCGTATGGAGCCCGCGCGACGGAGAACGCGGCGAACAGCTGCGCGAAAGCGGCATTCCCGTTTTCATCGGCGACGATATTGCCGCTGCCGTGCGCAACCACCGGCCGGCCGTTATCCATATGCACAGAGCAGGCTGGCCCGAACCCGAGCTTATGCGCCCCGTGCAGGCTCTGCGCCGCCGCACAGGCAGACGCCCCTGTGCGCTGCTGCCTGTGGTGGTCGAAACAAACGTATTTGGCAGACTGGACGATTCGCCCTCGGGACGCGATGTGGACTCGACCATTTTTGTCTCACATTTCTGCGCGGCGCGTTTCGAACATCTGCACGGCATTCCGGTACAACCGCCCCGGCGTGTGGTGCTTTACAACCCCGTGGATACTGATTTTCTGGCCGCCCGCACGCGTCCGCCGCACCAACGGGACTACAGCAGACCGGTTATCGGCCGCCTTGCCCGTGCCGACAAAGGCAAATGGTCGCAGCTGGCCCTCTCGTTTCTGCCGCATCTCGTGCAGGACTTTCCCGACCTGCAATACCGGATTGTGGGCGCGCTGGACGAAGCTGCGGAATATGTCCGCCGCCACGGGCTGGAAAACAATGTCATGTTCTGCCCGCCCCTGCGGAACGAAAGCAGTCTGGCCGAATTTCTTGACGGACTATCCGTGCTGGCCCACGCCAACGATGCGGGCGAAAGTTTCGGCCTTGCCATTGCAGAGGCCATGGCCTGCGGGCTGCCTGTGGTCACGCACCCGTGCGACGGCTGGCGCGACAACGCGCAGACAGAACTTGTGGAACACAATATCACCGGTCTGGTGGCGCAGACGCCTCAGGAGTATGCTCAGGCGCTGGCCTTTCTGCTGCGCAATCCCGACGAAGCCAGACGCATGGGCACCGCAGCACAGCAGAAGGCGGTACGCTGCTTTGACAGGCTGCACATAACCAGCCGTCTGGCCGCGCTTTATTGTCACCTGCTGGGTCTCAAACGGTCTGAAAACATGCCGGAAGCGCTGCAGCACAACCGGTGCGGAGCACACTGCCGTGACTGA
- the fliS gene encoding flagellar export chaperone FliS produces the protein MQKAAHAYFQTQVSTTSQGQLLLMLYDGAIKFLNQAKDKIAQRDYAAKGILISKALDVINELDGSLNPEQGPELAENLHKLYFYCSTRLLNANLKMDVTLIDEVIRILSGLRSAYAQIMDTPEAIEAQKQLAAKQRADAATKQHRNMMPQAAPSGGPALGSGAAARRYGAQNTPASAPQPAAQEAAAPAFPPAGPGRMAGFGSAARQGYAAPAQAPAATHTAQQPAAAPGPSAPQQPAAATEQSAPAPEQQAGQEQQAAAEQPRPAGFGFNARKFGANMYRKTAGS, from the coding sequence ATGCAGAAGGCAGCCCATGCCTATTTCCAGACACAGGTGTCCACCACCTCTCAGGGGCAGCTTCTTCTTATGCTGTATGACGGAGCCATCAAGTTCCTCAATCAGGCAAAAGACAAGATTGCCCAGCGGGATTATGCTGCCAAGGGCATACTTATCTCCAAGGCTCTGGACGTCATAAACGAACTGGACGGCAGTCTGAATCCCGAACAGGGCCCCGAGCTGGCTGAAAATCTGCACAAGCTGTACTTTTACTGCTCCACCCGTCTGCTCAATGCCAACCTGAAGATGGACGTGACGCTGATCGACGAAGTCATCCGCATTCTGTCCGGACTGCGCAGTGCCTATGCGCAGATTATGGACACACCCGAGGCCATAGAAGCACAGAAACAGCTGGCCGCAAAACAGCGGGCAGATGCCGCCACCAAACAGCACCGCAACATGATGCCTCAGGCAGCCCCGTCCGGCGGTCCCGCACTTGGCAGCGGCGCTGCGGCCAGACGCTACGGCGCTCAGAACACGCCTGCTTCCGCACCGCAGCCTGCAGCGCAGGAAGCCGCAGCACCGGCTTTTCCCCCGGCAGGACCGGGCAGAATGGCGGGCTTCGGTTCCGCTGCCCGGCAAGGCTATGCCGCTCCTGCGCAGGCTCCCGCTGCAACGCACACCGCGCAGCAGCCCGCAGCTGCCCCCGGGCCGTCCGCACCGCAGCAGCCCGCAGCAGCCACGGAGCAGTCCGCCCCCGCGCCTGAACAGCAAGCCGGACAAGAACAGCAAGCGGCAGCAGAACAGCCGCGTCCCGCAGGGTTCGGATTCAACGCACGCAAATTCGGTGCAAATATGTACCGCAAAACAGCAGGTTCATAA
- the fliD gene encoding flagellar filament capping protein FliD: protein MATELLSGGIRFDGISSGTDFSSMIDQLKKVESIQKNRMELWKGDWEKRLEAFQDIRTEIGKLKTIVDGMDTISEFMTKTAASSDASIATAKANTQALEGSYKLEVGQLATNAILTYQNGFSDKKASINTSGSTQEFVYSYKGKQHTISVANGTTLEGLVNMINKDSQNPGVRASLIKTGDQYMFQLKGMDLGAGNTLSIDSSTSLTAFDLDPAFWHQQAPQNAQYRINNWPGGSWLESSSNTLTEAIEGLTINLRDTGVTQVSVDTDIDKIIENVHAFVDGMNAVRTKIKDLTKVSDAKKREDATKATSQFDAEKGSVLTGNYGVQLVSSRLKQITSNRSPGFDYQYEEDGKTKGDIYSSLAQIGILTNSDESSVNNGLLEVDDVKLREALEKTPDEVAALFAASGEGLSDSADFSYESHVNGITKPGKYEVAYEIDASGNIINASIGGFAAKVEQGSHQIIAMEGPAKGLAVRVDNMTQGSYSDAVRLRQGKMGEISDTLKEMTSTDGTLKILERNYKDIIYEIEEKIDREETRLMKWEQNMRLKFSRLEATLTTYDQQTQALSSAIQQMNKS, encoded by the coding sequence ATGGCTACAGAACTGCTCTCAGGCGGCATCCGGTTTGACGGTATTTCTTCCGGCACCGATTTCAGCTCCATGATCGATCAGCTGAAAAAGGTGGAAAGCATCCAGAAAAACCGCATGGAACTGTGGAAAGGCGACTGGGAAAAGCGCCTCGAAGCGTTTCAGGATATCCGTACAGAAATAGGCAAACTGAAGACCATTGTTGACGGCATGGACACCATCAGCGAGTTCATGACCAAGACAGCGGCCTCTTCTGACGCCAGCATAGCCACAGCCAAAGCCAATACTCAGGCGCTTGAAGGGTCGTACAAGCTGGAGGTCGGCCAGCTGGCAACCAATGCCATTCTGACCTACCAGAACGGATTCAGCGACAAAAAAGCCTCCATCAACACCTCGGGGAGCACGCAGGAATTCGTATATTCTTACAAGGGCAAGCAGCATACCATCTCTGTTGCCAACGGCACCACGCTGGAAGGGCTGGTCAACATGATCAACAAAGACTCCCAGAATCCGGGAGTCAGAGCCTCGCTTATCAAAACGGGCGATCAGTACATGTTCCAGCTCAAAGGGATGGATCTGGGGGCGGGCAACACGCTCAGCATCGATTCTTCCACCTCGCTGACAGCCTTTGACCTTGACCCTGCGTTCTGGCACCAGCAGGCACCGCAAAACGCCCAGTACCGCATCAACAACTGGCCGGGCGGTTCGTGGCTGGAATCATCCAGCAACACACTGACCGAAGCCATAGAAGGGCTGACCATCAACCTGCGTGATACCGGCGTGACACAGGTTTCCGTGGACACCGACATTGATAAGATCATTGAAAACGTCCATGCATTTGTGGACGGCATGAATGCAGTACGCACCAAAATTAAAGACCTGACCAAGGTCAGCGACGCAAAAAAACGGGAAGACGCCACCAAGGCCACCAGCCAGTTTGATGCGGAAAAAGGCTCTGTTCTTACAGGCAACTACGGTGTGCAGCTGGTTTCATCACGCCTGAAGCAGATCACATCGAACCGCTCGCCGGGATTCGATTACCAGTACGAGGAAGACGGTAAGACTAAGGGTGATATTTACAGCTCGCTCGCTCAGATAGGCATACTGACCAACTCGGATGAAAGCTCGGTCAACAACGGCCTGCTGGAAGTGGACGACGTGAAGCTGCGTGAAGCGCTGGAAAAAACACCGGACGAAGTTGCCGCTCTGTTTGCCGCCAGCGGTGAAGGGCTTTCAGACAGTGCCGACTTTTCGTACGAATCGCACGTCAACGGCATCACCAAGCCCGGCAAATATGAAGTTGCATACGAAATCGACGCTTCCGGCAACATTATAAACGCCTCCATAGGTGGCTTTGCCGCCAAGGTGGAACAGGGCAGCCACCAGATAATCGCCATGGAAGGCCCCGCAAAAGGTCTGGCCGTACGCGTGGATAACATGACGCAAGGTTCTTACAGCGACGCTGTGCGCCTGCGTCAGGGCAAAATGGGTGAAATTTCCGATACGCTGAAGGAAATGACCTCGACCGACGGCACGCTGAAAATTCTGGAACGCAACTACAAAGACATCATCTACGAAATTGAAGAAAAAATAGACCGCGAAGAGACGCGCCTGATGAAATGGGAGCAGAACATGCGCCTTAAATTCTCGCGTCTCGAAGCGACGCTGACCACATACGACCAGCAGACTCAGGCTCTCAGTTCGGCCATACAGCAGATGAACAAGAGCTAG
- the tsaB gene encoding tRNA (adenosine(37)-N6)-threonylcarbamoyltransferase complex dimerization subunit type 1 TsaB — MKTQRNETSAPQEITLVLNAAEGRLQVAAGNACADGTQQAGLLFSFEMTVPRQGTEILAPAIQDAMKRMRVSMQQIGRIAVVNGPGGFTGLRLALSTALGMARALNVPCAGVSYTAALAADAAAVLHAADCGSPLLWAVLHARRDQVMVQGFRPDNTGTAVPLHPVTTFGVADACSHMAAVTQSCGCKACLFGSGVQRNAEAICRHLTAAGISHSLLPARFSHVRPEALLAATADAVWSHEPVEPEYVRGCDAEENLPRMAAARGMQPEKAVEALHRLTTS, encoded by the coding sequence ATGAAGACACAACGTAACGAAACTTCCGCGCCGCAGGAAATAACACTGGTACTGAATGCCGCCGAAGGCAGGCTGCAGGTTGCCGCAGGCAATGCCTGCGCCGACGGCACACAGCAGGCCGGACTGTTGTTTTCTTTTGAAATGACCGTACCGCGGCAGGGAACGGAAATCCTTGCTCCGGCCATACAGGACGCCATGAAACGCATGCGGGTGTCCATGCAGCAGATCGGCCGCATTGCCGTTGTAAACGGTCCGGGCGGTTTTACCGGTCTGCGGCTTGCCCTTTCCACGGCGCTGGGCATGGCACGGGCGCTCAATGTACCCTGCGCGGGAGTATCCTACACGGCGGCGCTGGCAGCGGATGCGGCTGCGGTGCTGCACGCCGCGGACTGCGGCTCCCCCCTGCTGTGGGCCGTGCTGCACGCCCGGCGTGATCAGGTGATGGTACAGGGGTTCAGACCCGACAACACCGGCACAGCCGTCCCCCTGCATCCGGTCACCACCTTCGGTGTAGCCGACGCGTGCTCGCATATGGCCGCGGTCACACAATCCTGCGGCTGCAAGGCCTGCCTTTTCGGCAGCGGCGTGCAGCGTAACGCCGAAGCCATATGCCGGCACCTGACCGCGGCGGGTATCAGCCACTCGCTGCTTCCGGCACGGTTCAGCCATGTGCGGCCCGAGGCGCTGCTTGCCGCCACGGCAGACGCGGTATGGAGCCATGAGCCGGTCGAGCCGGAATACGTGAGGGGCTGCGACGCGGAGGAAAACCTGCCGCGCATGGCCGCTGCCCGCGGCATGCAGCCCGAAAAAGCCGTTGAAGCCCTGCACAGGCTCACGACATCCTGA
- the rseP gene encoding RIP metalloprotease RseP, with protein sequence MVSTLSVILVIGGLIFFHELGHFAAARSLGIGVKTFSLGFGPRLFGFRRGQTDYRLALVPLGGYVQLVGEQDEADLPEGFSRHESFALRPAWHRMIVIAAGPLFNFLLAWLLYWGLFWVQGQMFLVPEVGGVQDGSPAQHAGIRKGDRILTIQGRTIEYWSDVSETISAGSGAPVEIVISRPAAAGAQTLTLSVKPEEQVRKNLFGEDEHALIIGVHASGATLHKPLGPVDALTKGAVHTWDMIALTGQGFLKLFQRVVPLDTVGGPIMIAQMVTEQAQNGLSPLLALTALISVNLGLLNLLPVPVLDGGHLLFLSLETIFRRPVPQRIQHLTTQAGLVLLLMLMALATFNDIARSLFTQ encoded by the coding sequence ATGGTAAGCACTCTTTCCGTCATTCTTGTCATCGGCGGACTTATTTTCTTTCATGAACTCGGCCACTTTGCAGCAGCACGCAGTCTCGGTATCGGGGTCAAGACCTTTTCACTGGGCTTCGGGCCGCGGCTTTTCGGCTTCCGCCGCGGGCAGACGGATTACCGTCTGGCACTGGTTCCGCTGGGGGGCTATGTGCAGCTGGTGGGCGAACAGGATGAAGCCGACCTGCCCGAAGGATTCAGCAGGCACGAAAGCTTTGCCCTGCGACCGGCATGGCACCGCATGATTGTCATTGCCGCCGGTCCTCTGTTCAACTTTCTGCTGGCCTGGCTTCTGTACTGGGGGCTTTTCTGGGTTCAGGGCCAGATGTTTCTGGTACCCGAAGTGGGCGGCGTGCAGGACGGCAGTCCGGCACAGCACGCAGGCATCCGCAAGGGTGACCGCATTCTCACCATACAGGGCCGCACCATAGAATACTGGAGCGATGTCTCCGAAACCATCAGCGCGGGCAGCGGCGCCCCTGTGGAAATAGTCATCAGCCGTCCTGCCGCCGCCGGGGCGCAAACCCTCACGCTTTCCGTGAAACCGGAAGAGCAGGTGCGTAAAAACCTGTTCGGCGAAGACGAGCACGCCCTGATCATCGGCGTGCATGCATCGGGTGCCACGCTGCACAAGCCACTGGGTCCGGTGGACGCCTTGACCAAAGGCGCAGTGCACACATGGGATATGATCGCCCTCACCGGTCAGGGATTTCTCAAGCTTTTCCAGCGGGTGGTACCGCTGGATACCGTCGGCGGGCCCATAATGATCGCGCAGATGGTTACCGAACAGGCACAGAACGGCCTTTCTCCCCTGCTGGCGCTTACCGCGCTTATCAGTGTGAACCTGGGCCTGCTCAACCTGCTGCCCGTGCCCGTGCTTGACGGCGGTCACCTGCTGTTTCTTTCGCTGGAAACCATTTTCCGGCGGCCCGTACCCCAGCGGATACAGCACCTGACCACACAGGCGGGGCTGGTGTTGCTGCTCATGCTCATGGCGCTTGCCACGTTCAACGACATCGCCCGTTCACTATTCACCCAGTAA
- the dxr gene encoding 1-deoxy-D-xylulose-5-phosphate reductoisomerase: MNGYISPLPDAAWNSRFPRSLVLLGSTGSIGTSALRVVERQPELFRITALAGARNVRLLARQAAAYRPPHLAVINGTAADELASLLPAGYRPRIHTGQEGYEFLAALPEADCVLSAQVGAAGLRATVAAARAGKTIALANKESLVLAGGLIRRLCHETGASVLPVDSEHNAIFQALQGHDAAQMRRIILTASGGPFRGRDRTFLQSVTREQALNHPNWSMGAKISIDSATLMNKGLEVIEACHLYNAPLEKVEVVVHPQSIIHSLVEYNDGSQIAHMGTPDMRIAIAYCLGWPRVMHTGVEPLDLLSVGCLTFESPDISLFPCLELARKAYAGGNGLPVVLNAANEVAVDLFLQGAIAFLDIPRLIEAAMQAHDAAPHQNMYDEVESILTLDKTTRRVTADLAGARG; encoded by the coding sequence GTGAATGGCTATATATCCCCCCTGCCCGACGCCGCGTGGAACAGCCGTTTTCCGCGTTCACTGGTGCTGCTGGGCAGCACCGGTTCCATAGGCACCAGTGCCCTGCGCGTGGTGGAAAGGCAGCCGGAACTTTTCCGCATCACCGCACTGGCAGGCGCCCGCAATGTGCGTCTGCTGGCACGTCAGGCGGCAGCCTACCGCCCGCCTCATCTGGCAGTCATCAACGGTACCGCTGCCGATGAGCTTGCATCGCTGCTGCCCGCCGGATACAGACCGCGCATACATACAGGACAGGAAGGATACGAATTTCTGGCCGCCCTGCCCGAAGCCGACTGCGTGCTTTCCGCGCAGGTGGGCGCTGCGGGACTGCGCGCCACCGTGGCCGCCGCCCGGGCTGGTAAAACCATCGCGCTGGCCAACAAAGAATCGCTTGTGCTTGCCGGCGGACTCATCCGCAGGCTGTGCCACGAAACAGGTGCCTCCGTTCTGCCTGTGGACTCCGAACACAACGCAATCTTTCAGGCGCTGCAGGGCCACGACGCCGCGCAGATGCGGCGCATCATTCTCACCGCGTCAGGAGGGCCTTTCCGCGGGCGTGACAGAACGTTTCTGCAATCTGTCACCCGTGAACAGGCCCTGAACCATCCCAACTGGAGCATGGGAGCTAAAATATCCATTGACTCGGCAACGCTGATGAACAAAGGGCTGGAGGTCATCGAAGCCTGCCATCTGTACAACGCTCCGCTGGAAAAGGTGGAAGTGGTGGTACATCCCCAGTCCATCATCCACTCGCTGGTGGAATACAACGACGGGTCGCAGATAGCCCACATGGGCACACCCGACATGCGCATAGCCATTGCCTACTGTCTGGGCTGGCCGCGGGTCATGCATACCGGAGTGGAACCGCTCGACCTGCTGTCAGTGGGCTGCTTAACCTTTGAATCTCCGGACATATCTCTGTTTCCATGCCTTGAGCTTGCACGGAAGGCATACGCCGGAGGCAACGGTCTGCCTGTGGTCCTGAACGCCGCCAATGAAGTTGCCGTGGACCTTTTTCTGCAGGGCGCCATCGCCTTTCTGGATATTCCCCGGCTTATCGAAGCGGCCATGCAGGCACACGATGCGGCACCGCACCAAAACATGTATGATGAGGTTGAAAGCATCCTCACACTGGATAAGACGACACGACGCGTCACGGCCGACCTTGCGGGCGCCCGCGGCTAG